One window of the Gavia stellata isolate bGavSte3 chromosome 9, bGavSte3.hap2, whole genome shotgun sequence genome contains the following:
- the MARCHF5 gene encoding E3 ubiquitin-protein ligase MARCHF5, protein MSEQTGLALPQTMDRSCWVCFATDEDDRTAEWVRPCRCRGSTKWVHQTCLQRWVDEKQRGNSTARVACPQCNAEYLIVFPKLGPVVYVLDLADRLISKACPFAAAGIMVGSIYWTAVTYGAVTVMQVVGHKEGLDVMERADPLFLLIGLPTIPVMLILGKMIRWEDYVLRLWRKYSNKLQILNSIFPGIGCPVPRIPAEANPLADHVSATRILCGALVFPTIATIVGKLMFSSVNSNLQRTILGGIAFVAIKGAFKVYFKQQQYLRQAHRKILNYPEQEGA, encoded by the exons AAGCTGCTGGGTTTGTTTTGCTACCGATGAGGATGATCGGACAGCAGAGTGGGTGAGACCTTGCAGGTGCAGGGGCTCTACGAAATGGGTTCATCAGACTTGTCTACAGCGCTGGGTGgatgaaaagcaaagaggaaacaGTACTGCTAGAGTTGCTTGTCCTCAGTGCAATGCAGAATATTTAATAGTATTTCCAAAGCTAG GTCCAGTTGTTTACGTTTTGGATCTTGCAGATCGACTGATCTCAAAGGCATGTCCATTTGCTGCAGCTGGAATAATGGTGGGCTCTATATACTGGACAGCTGTTACTTATGGAGCTGTGACAGTGATGCAG GTTGTGGGTCACAAAGAAGGTCTTGATGTCATGGAGAGAGCTGatcctttatttcttttgattgGACTTCCCACTATCCCAGTCATGCTAATATTGGGCAAGATGATTCGCTGGGAGGACTATGTGCTCAGACTGTGGCGCAAATACTCTAATAAGCTACAAATTTTGAACAGCATATTTCCAG GCATTGGATGTCCTGTTCCTCGTATTCCAGCAGAGGCCAACCCTTTGGCAGATCATGTCTCTGCTACACGTATTCTGTGTGGAGCTCTAGTTTTCCCTACTATTGCCACAATAGTCGGCAAGCTGATGTTCAGCAGTGTTAACTCAAATTTACAACGGACAATCTTG ggTGGAATTGCTTTTGTTGCTATAAAAGGAGCTTTTAAGGTTTACTTCAAACAGCAGCAATATTTGCGCCAAGCTCACcgcaaaattttaaattatcctGAGCAAGAAGGAGCATAA